The stretch of DNA GATGCACTACTTATAAATATTACACATTCAATAGATGATAATAATGTACTAATAATAAACTAACATTTTTCATTTAGCGGAAGAATATTGAATTTATTTGTTGTATTGAAGGGAGgatattttctttttttttaacACGGGAGGATATTTCCTTTGCGGAGAGGAGTAACTAACCTATACAAACTTCTGATGCAATAAGTCtatagggcacatctagatgtgctctagttattgcacatctaagtgagtgaatcaagtatagagaggaaaagaaaaaagaaaaaaaatatccacacgaatctcaatgtaagatcaatgacataggacttagatgtgcaatacttatggcacatctagatgtgctttagcaaaactgtattAAAAATTTCCAACAACTGAAAAAGCTGGACAGTGGTAATAAATAGGAACATCGTGCGTTCGATTTTCCCAAAGAACAGAAATATGAATGTTTCAATAAAACTATATTTTCTAAATTTACATATAGATGTTCTGTTTGTTTATAAAATATCCATTAAAATGGAAAATTAATTAGGCTATGTTGTTGTCTTTGATTTATCCAGATTTCCACGGAAACAAAGCACTCAAGAGGATCAAAAGGCCAAAGCTGTTGTCTTTTTTTTTTTGCCGAGCGACACAACCTGCACCTGATCAGGCCCTGGGACCTGGGTATCTCTTGGTTGCTTTTAGGAAAAATATTCcaaacttttatgctcggcttcAACTTCTGAAGGATTCTGACAAAAAAGAGAGGAGTTAAGTCGCTAACATGACCATTCTAAGGAATCTGTGTCAAATATTAGTATTAGAGGTGAGATTAGGATTTCCCCTAAAACATGAGATTATGATTGATGGGTCAAATAATGTCAAACTTTTGGGAGAAATCAAGGAGAGAAGGTGTCACATCAAGTTTGTAGTGATGTAGTGCCTGTCACCACGAAATCTTATGCAGCAGAATATCTAACAAAGGATCAGTGCACACCAGCGCGCATCAAAAGTTCAGGGCACAACCCACTATGCAGTACACAGCACGCAGACACAACATAGACGCCCGCCGTCCTCAACCTCCGGCCATGCACACTCTCCTTTGTCTGCACCCGCGTTCTCCTCAAGCAACATTCGCATTGCCTCCTCAAGCCCCGTTCGGGCGTCGTCCGTGCTTGCCCTCCTCAAGCTCCGGTCCGCATGGCCCGTACTCGCCCTTTGCTGTAAGGAGGAGGAGAGAGGGCACGAGCAGAGAAGGGGACTCACTGGCCTCTCGCTCAGGCCACCGCGCGTCCCTCTGGCCGCCGGCCACGCACGCCCATGCTGAGCCAACTCCCTTACCTCGCATCCAGCATCTACCCGACGAGCCTCTCTTCACCTGGTCAAGCACCCCGCTCGCTGCCCCGAAGCTACGGCTCACACCCCATATCTCCCGCATGGCGAGCAACTGGCCACTGTGGCCGTGGCAACGGCCTCTAACACGTCGCCCATGCCGCCGAAATCTAGCGGCGCCGAAAGCGGTGCGCAGGTGGCGGTATGCTCGAGCGGCCCCTCGCTCTCGTCCGGATTGCGCCCGACGGTGACCTGGCCCTCCGCGTGATGATTGTGGCGATGTCGGCCAGTCGCACACACACGCCGCCCCGCTCCAGCGCGGACTCCGCCTCCAGCCGCAGCTCCTTCGCCTCCGGGATCTTCAGGGGTAATTACTAATTAGCGGCCGGGTGTGGTGTGGAGGCCTGTTCACAGAAGGAAATTGTTGACGTGATTTCAGGAACTCCTTGGATCGGGGGGCGGAAATCGTTGAGGTGATTTCAGGAACTCGTTGGATTGGGGGGCGGGTGGTGGAGTACGGTCAGTCATTGGAAATTACTAAGTGCACACCGTAAAACTATTAGATCAATGATGGTCGTTAGATTCAGATTTGTGGGACTAATCGTGCGGTGGTGAATGGGTCGTCCGGTGTTCTGGGTGTAATTACGGGGTGCACTTAAGAAAGTTTATGTTGGATTGTTTAATAGTAGTAGAGATTAGCAGCCGTTGAGTCTAGTGGCTAGCAGTACTCTTTTTTTTGGAGGGAAAATATGGTCGGCCTTTATTCAATAACAAAGAGTTTTGGGTACAATAAAGGGATCTGAGGGCTCCATGAGCCATACATGCCAACCAGAATCTAAATTTACCGAGTATCTAGCTAGCAGGCGAGCCTCTCCATTTGAACACGCCCTTCATAAACAGAGATCACCTCCTCAAACATGCTCCTGCCTTGCTATTTCATGTAGCACTGAACTGTAGCTGCACCGGCTGCCTCCAGTAATATCACGTACCACCCCCTGAGCATCCGATGCCACTCACAACTTCTGCAAATGTAAATCTTCCACCAAACAAAGCGCCTCACAACATGCTATAGCTTCCAAACTCGCAGGGTCCGTCACGCCTTCACAGACTCACGCCGACGAACCAAGATAGTTTCCAAAAGAATCGCAAGCTATAGGCGCTGCTGCCCCTTGGCCCAAGTTCTTCGAGACCGCACCATCAACATTGATCTTTCTAATACCGGCCGGGGGCGGTATCCACTTCGGAGCTTCATTGCCTGTGCATCCCATAGTTTGTTGCTGAACCGGTGAAACCTATTCAAGTTTTGAAATATAGTTCTGAACGGTTGTAGGCGGTTTAAAGATCCGCTTTGGGATGCTCTAATGGAGCCTATCTAAAAATCACGCACAATTATTGAACAGAGGCAAGTGAAATATGTACGCGTTGCATCAACGCTCCAAACAAAACAGTTGACAAAATACAATTGCTCCATCCAACAGCAGTGGCACGACGCCAACATCGAATGAATTTGCTTACGAACCCACCCACGCGAACGCCGGGCCGGCCAGAGTAACACTCCACACACGCGACTCCAACCTACTCCATCtgtttcaaaatagatgactcaactttacGCGTAAGCAACAGATTTCGCCGCTTCTTCCCCGGCGTGCTTCTATTTGTTTCTCGAATTAATCGACACACGGACGCCACGCGAAAGCTTCGAATCCATTTCCTGGAGAATACTGACCTGCATGCCGTGGTTGACCACGCAGACGAGACCAGAAGAATAACCCGCGACGCGGCATGTCCACGACGACCACGCCATCTCTCCTCTCTCCCTGCATGCCGTGAAGCTTCCAAGGACCGCGTCGTGCCACGAGTATATATGCACACGCGCACCTCCAAGATCATCCATCGCAAGAACGCAAGCTTTATAGCGAAGCAGAGGATCGAGGAATCCCAGGCAGGATCAAGATCAACGACTAAAGTCATCTTAATAAGAGCCTCTCTATCGTCGACCATCCGGCGAGAATGGTTGCGAGGAAGTCGGGCGAGCTGAGGGCGCTGTTCTTGTCATTGGACCGGGACGCGGACGGCCGGATCTCGGCGGCGGAGCTGCGGGAGTGCATGCGGGCGACGCTCGGCGAGGACGTGCCGGCGGGGGAGGCCGAGGCGCTTGTGGCGTCCGCGGACGCTGACGGCGACGGGCTGCTGTGCGAGGCCGAGTTCCTCGAGCTAGCACAGCAGGCGGCCTGGGCGGGCGACGCGGCGGAGGAGGACGATGAGCTGAGGATCCGGGCGCTGAGGGAGGCGTTCGGGATGTACGAGATGGAGGGGCAGGGGTGCATCACGCCGGCCAGCCTTGGGCGGATGCTCGGCAGGCTCGGCGCCGAGCGGGGTGCCGGCGAGTGCCGCGCCATGATCTGCCGGTTCGACCTCGATGGCGACGGCGTGCTCAGCTTCGACGAGTTCAAGATCATGATGAGCTAGCTACCTAGCGCCTGGACCCAAGCATATACTCCTAGTATCGTCTGGCGCATAGAAGCTCCTTCGCTCGCTCGTTCATTCGTTCATTCGATTGTTATATATATAGTCCTAGTACGAAGTTGTAACGATGATGCACGGTCGTTGATCTATTGTCGATGCTCTTGTAATTGGATTTTGTGTTTCTTGAGGAATTCACATGCCCGAAATGAATGGAAAATGTGAATGTGAAAGGGTTGACTTGTCATCATGGGCTCCAAACCCTTTAGAGGAAACTTGCACCGGTGCTTAATGCTTAGTTGTCTCAAAAAATGTGTAAACCAAAGAACTATGGTGGTCTAGGTCTAAAAAATCTTCATCAGCAAAACAAATGCCTACTTATGAAATTTGCTATAAAAGCTTTCTTGCCAGACAAAACACATTGGTTAGAGTGGATCGCCTTACAACACCCAAATGCCCTCATTGCTCCACAAAATAGCCACTCCTTCATTTGCCGAACAATAAATCAACAGCTGCCAGCACTCCATGCCATCTCTTTTGTACTCACAAACTCTGACACTAATACGTACTTCTGGCTTGATACTTGGATACACAACCAACCCCTTGCTACTTTATTCCCCTGCCTGTATTCACACACCACTATACCACTAGCTCGTGTGGCTGCTGTCCTGAATCACGGTTTGGAAACAATCCTACGGAACCGCCTAACATCTGATGCTACTACCGAGTTGTGCGCTTTGTTGTCTCTCTTGCAGGATTTTCGGTTGTCGACAGGACCGGACGAGCGCTGCCTCAATGGTAGCCTGCGCTTCTCCATGAGGGCAGCATACACGCTAACCATGGGCTCCcacgatgacgacgacgatgtGCATGCCGTTGCCATCTGGTCTTCACGCGTTCCAAATCGCGTGAAGATCTTTGCATGGCTCCTGTTTCGCGATCGACTCAACTCAAAAAGCAACCTTCAGCGTAAGCATATCGTCACCGACTCACTATTGCCCGCGCTGCGGGCATGATGGTGAAACCAGCTCACACATATTCCTAGACTGTCCGCTTTCACAACGTATTTGGCAACGGATCGGCCTCTCTCCCTCGAGTACCATTGATGGACTCTGGGACTGCCGTCTACCTACACAAGTGGATGTGGTAATCTGGCACTCCGTCCTCCTCATCATCCGATGGAAGATTTGGGATTCCAGAAACGCTATGACTTTCAAGCAACAAAATCATCACAGTATCCTCACCCTCAGGCGAATCGTGGATGATCTCATGCTCTGGACGCACCGAATGAAGAAACCGGTGCACAAGCAGGGCGCCTCCTCCTGACGTTCCTACCTCTTATCACGACTACACGTGCTCATGTAATTCCCCTTTGTAATCAATCTGGCGATGGGTTACAAACTTGAGAATTTATTCAGGTGGGGAGCTCCCCCCCCCTTGgtgatttttcaaaaaaaaccttTAGAGGGATGCAGGACCTGCTCTATTTCATTCATGAGGGAGTAACCAAATATCCGATAGTGTTATAAAGTATTGTTCAGAGTTTAGACTCATAGCATCCAATATAACAAAACACATCCAAATGGCCCCTACTAAATTATTTAGGGACCGGCTATGCTTAAGTTGCCTGAAAGTATATTTTGGGTAAGTCAATTTTTAGGCCTGCTAGATTAAGATTCAactttcttcttcctccaactTTCTTCCTCGACGGACCGTTCCTCCTCCCATAAAATTGACTTACCCAGATTGCAAATTCAATAAACTTATATTTTTGAAGCAAAAGAGAGCCTTCCTCTTTGATTTCTATTGAAGAAACAATCTGCTTCAGTTCTCACAAACTAACACCCACCAACAAATTTAGCAAAGCTaaaaacatcatcaaaccaagCGGTAAAACATCTAAAAGAAAATTAGCTCACCAGATGAAGAATCTAGCCTCCAATGCCACAACAAGAGTGGACACAAACATTACATAAAACACCAGAGTTATAAACTCAGCAACATTAGAAACTACCAGCACCAAACCTAGAGCCAAATACATAAGATAAAACCAAAAGCGGACATCAGCATTTAGGGGACAGACATCACCAAGCAAAGTTCAGCCTCCAGAAAAACTCCAAAGCACTAGTCTAGCATCAGCCCCTGATTCCTGTGAACTTTTGGTTTCCACCCTTGTTAAGCTCTATACACCTCATTTGCCACATGTTGTATGACTCTTAACCCCATCATGAGCACCCTTCAATTTTCTTTATCTATAGAATGGCCCAATAAGATATCCAATGACATATCAATTTGATGAGAATAATAGGATCATAATTAAGTTTTCTCTCAAACACAATATTATTCATGCATCTCCATATATATACCAGATTCTTATTTATCTTTGAAAAACATATAATCCAAACACGAAGACAAGTGATTAAGCTGTCAGGAAGATTTCTCAAATCGAAAGCACATTTGAACAAACTCCAAACCATTTAGCAACTAAGTGTTTGAAAAAAAGATGAACAATACCACAAAGAACACAACATTTGCTAACCTATCCAACCTCTCATCAGAAAATTGTCTTTGGTAAATATGCTCTTCTTAACCATCAGCCATAAAACACTTTAATTTTAGGAGCAACTTCTATTTTCCACATACATTTCTGTTGGAAGCCATTGTCTACAATAACGAGTTGTCTGTAAAAAGATTTTATATGAAGACACCATCAGATGTCAACATCCACAAGATGGTATCTTTTTTGTTGGACATTTTAATTTAATCAAGATGCAAAAGGCGATTATAGAGATCACAACTTTAAATATTTTCGTTTTAACTTTCACTTTTATGACGCGTATAACCAGTTTGCATTTTTTCCGCCTTATTCGACCTAATAAACGATAAAGTGGGGTTATTTAGTAAAACAATACGAAACATTGAACTTGTGAATTAATTGAAAGCAAAAGGGCAGAAAGTTTTTTGAAACAACTTCAACTATTTTTTTCCTATATATACCAGATTCTTATTTATCTTTGAAAAACATATAATCCAAACACGAAGACAAGTGATTAAGCTGTCAGGAAGATTTCTCAAATCGAAAGCACATTTGAACAAACTCCAAACCATTTAGCAACTAAGTGTTTGAAAAAAAAGATGAACAATACCACAAAGAACACAACATTTGCTAACCTATCCAACCTCTCATCAGAAAATTGTCTTTGGTTAATATGCTCTTCTTAACCATCAGCCATAAAACACTTTAATTTTAGGAGCAACTTTTATTTTCCACATACATTTCTGTTGGAAGCCATTGTCTACAATAACGAGTTGTCTGTAAAAAGATTTTATATGAAGACACCATCAGATGTCAACATCCACAAGATGGTATCTTTTTTGTTGGACATTTTAATTTAATCAAGATGCAAAAGGCGATTATAGAGATCACAACTTTAAATATTTTCGTTTTAACTTTCACTTTTATGACGCGTATAACCAGTTTGCATTTTTTCCGCCTTATTCGACCTAATAAACGATAAAGTGGGGTTATTTAGTAAAACAATACGAAACATCAAACTTGTGAATTAATTGAAAGCAAAAGGGCAGAAAGTTTTTTGAAACAACTTCAACTATTTTTTCCTATTAAATGCCAAAAAGGTAAACGCCCACCTTGGGGCTCGAACCCAAgaccacaaggttaagagccttgcGCTCTACCAACTGAGCTAGACGGGCTATTTGATAAAGTTTCAAACTTGCGAATTAATTCAAAGCAAAAGGGCAGAAAGTTTTTTGAAACAACTTCAACTATTTTTTCCTATTAAATGCCAAAAAGGTAAACGCCCACCTCCTTGGGGCTCGAACCCAAgaccacaaggttaagagccttgcGCTCTACCAACTGAGCAAGACGGGCTATTCGATAAAGTTTCAAAATTAGGAAATATATCAAGGCATGTTTGAAGTGATGTGTATTATAAACGGAAGGCCCCCGTTGGCCACATATCCAAATCAACTCACATACACTGCAGTATAAGGGCATGTAAAATGCATAGCCTCAAGGTGATGCCTCGCATGCCATGTAGGATCGGATATGACGTAAAGTAGGTTTGGATAGGAAAGCAGGATCCTCTCCAGGAGGCGGCTGCTTGAAGAGAAAAAGTGTAGTCCGGTGACAAAAGCTGAAAAGGTTGGAGTAAAAAATAGAGATGCATGTGTATTAgagtctttattttttatttcttaaTGAGGTCCACTGATGATAGCTTGCATTGGGGAGAAAAATTAAATGTAGATGCCTCAAAATTACTTTTTGTCATGGGGCATATGTAACCATATgccaccattgtacatgccctaaggCCTTTTCACCAATTTCAGGTGATGCCAGCATAAAGTACTATACGTGGAAGGTCCCCCTTGGAAGCTTTTTGAGCAGACGAACACCGAAAAGCAGTCGGCCGCAAGTAGGCACCAACCGAGGTGGCCAACGCACCGGAGAGCTCTGTGTAATGTAGTGTGTACCAGGTGCCAACCGAGCTAGGAAGAGGATCCTAGCCTCCTGACTTTTCATGGCTTTTTAGATCGACATGTTAATTAGCTTTGCTAATTAGGTCTATAGTCACAAGTCTCAACCAGCCAGTCGACTCCACGGTGATGGTCAGGATGAACTATATATTGGCCCTGCTTGATGACAATTCATAAACAGCATGCAGGTCGCTGCAAGGATCCAACATATTCGGTCTGTGTCAGCAGGGGACGTTGCCGAATGCTGACTGGTGGAATGCTGCATTTAACCTTGGGAATAGTTTGGACTGAAACCTTAATTTCAGTTTGGTTTCTCTATTAGATTGTGTTTGGTTGGTTTAAATGGGCTGAGAATCTAAAACAATCTGGTGTAGTTTGGATTCTGTCAACTACTGGATTGACTGGTTTGATCTGGACACAGATGATTTGGTCTCAAACCGTTTCAATCTGTGGACAGAATTCAGTTTCTCGATCAAATAGTACAAGACGGCCATTTACCAGTTCGCTTCACTCAATACACACGCACGTACTTAACTCAATTCAGTCCATCCATCAATGGCGTGCATGGAGGCATTGAGCATGAGTGGTCTGTCCGTGATCCCGATGGAGTACATGCGGTCTGAAGATATCGTCGACGTGGCTGGTTTCGACACCACCAACCCGGACTCTCCTGCGTGTCCGACGTGCCCGCGGCCGTGTCATGCATGTGGCCGGCCGTGGCATCCCGGCGGACCTCATCAACGCACTGCTCCCCGCCGGCTCCGGCTGCGGACTATGCACGCTCGCCGGGCACTCGCCCGTGTACGTCCATGTCAACAAAAGCTTACGAGTGCACGTCAGCGTGCTCGCGCCTTGGCTCCTCGCATCCTCTCCCTCGGATGGGTGGGCGAGCACGTCGATCCTCACTAGCATGGGTAGGCGAGCACGCCCGTTTCTTGTGTCCATGGTTTCAGACCATAGATTCAGTCCAAAAACGAAATATAGTTTGGACGGGTCTGATTAGAAAACGTACATAGTTTGGTTTGGTCTGGATAATGATGGTGAAATTTTAGATTGGATTGGTTTGGATGGAAGAGGTAGAGTCGTATGGTTTGGGTTGACTTCAGTTTGGTTTTGAAACTATTACCAGGTCTGCCCTGCATTGCTTGTATACCACAGTAGCAATGTTTGGTTTTACTACAGCCCATGTATTGCCGAAGATATTGAATACAGGCCGTCCAATAGCAAAGATCCAAGGGTAGTTAGATATCTGTACTGGTGAAACCGGATCAGCAGTATTGCTAGTACTGCGTGTCTCTCGTCCATCGGTATATGTGCTTGCAGTTTATTATGGGGAGATCACAGTCTTCACCCGGCGAGATTGATCAACCTGACCCAGCCGTTCTCCTTGTTAAATCGGTGACTCTCTGCACCTCCGAAAGATGCCCCTGGCCGCTCGTCTCCTCTTCGACCGCACGCCCGCCGGCCCGCCGCGCCACCATGATCGTGGACAGATGCTTCTACGGTTATGACGTTATGGCTCGTCGCCATGCACCCCATCATCACCCATAGCATCACGCTTACTGTGCCTCGTGCATGGCGGCAGCACATGGCAAACCACCCTGTGTCGCGGACGAGCTCGCCGCCGTTGACGACGAGGTCAGGATACGCCCGAAGAGCTGCGGCTAGGTGAGTGCCCGAGCGTGGTGGAACCGAGGTGGCAGCGACTAATTCATCCCACTCCCCTCAAATCCTGGGGTGGGGCTCCATTCCCTCCAATCTTTTAATGACACCTCTCTTCGTAAGCTTAAGTCTGTCAAAAACTGCCTATAAGTGTATCATTGCTCGTGGTGGAACCTCGTGCTAGTTCGTGCTAACCCTGTCCTCGCTAGGCTCATGGTCGTCTTTTTTCATTTTACTAGTGCTCTACTTCGGCCGCATCTCGCGGGACGTGGAGCTGCTCATCTACCTTTGCTGTGAGATCGACAACCACATCGTGTGCTAGAATGCTCACCCAGGCATATTGCTCGACCTGCTTGTGTCCTGGTCATCACCGCCGTTGTCATCGGCGTGCACGATGGCTCACCAGAGCAATTCCCTTTATGAACAAGAATAGTTTTCAACGTAAGTTTTCTGATGAATCAGAGATGTATGTAGTACTATTCTTAAAAATCACGATGGGATCACAGATATACTGCTCGCTTCCCAGTAGCAGTATAAGGTACCGTAAAAACCCTCATTGCGGAATCCATCCATCCTACAGGTACAGCACTTCCATTCCATTTAGTGAGAACACACCGTATATATGATACTGGCTAGGCTACGCTGGCTGATCTTCTATATTTAGTACTAGTAATATATCTCCCCCAACATCAATCAATTTTTCCTATGTACTATGTATGTATGCTCTCTACGGACGATCATCTTGGTCCGCAGTGGAGGTCCTGGTGGTGAGGGAGGGCCTCATCTTGACGATCTGCTCGTCGTCGGCGAGGCCCATCCTCTTGGCCTACATGCCGGCCTCGAAGAAGCGCCCACCGCGCTCCTCATGTAGGAGGTGCTTTCCCTCGCGTTTATCCTCTTCCTGATCCTCTCTTGCAGGCTGCTCAGCCGGTGGTCACCGTTCAGCTCGGGGGTGGACTCGTTAAATTCGAGAGCCGCCACATGTTCCGCTGCGGCCTGGATGGCCACAACATCCATGATCCAGCACTACAGCCGCGAGCGCTCAGAACGCTTGCAGCGGCGTGCAATGGGAGGGTAAGCGGCCACTCGGTACGGAGCCGAGAGCTGGCGGAGAAGGACTCCGTAGGAAGACGCACGAAAATGCTCCGCGCCGCGGACAGGCAGCGCCTTCACGTCCCGCGGGGCCTCGCGAAGCCACACTGAGTCGTCGACAATGAAGAAGAGCATCCTGAAATGGATTTCCTCGCCGGCTAACATGATGATGGAGAAATCCACCTATGCCATGAAATTTTGCTAGACGCCTAGCCCCACGGTGAGAGCCAACTGTCGGGGTTACCATCTTGACAATGAGTGCTAGGGGTACGAATAAGGGGCAGAACCTAGCTACGACGCATGTGTAACACTCGGTGATTGACGAGTTCAGGCCCCTCTCGGCGGAGGTGacaaccctacgtctcgtgcCACGAGGCTTGTTTTAATTTCATGGGTATGGTTACAAAGATTGCTCGTGCCCAGTTATGGAGGGGAGTGCGGCTATATAGAGTGTGCCGCAACCCCATGTCTTCCATGTCGCCGGGGCATTAAATGACACTGAATGCATCAGTTACAGGGGTGATGAGCCTCTACTACGGCAGTTACAAGTAATAGGAGCCTTGACTCTGTTTAATGAATGATTTAGGATTCCTCGACCGTTGTAGCTCCCATCTGTCCGCTCGCCTTCTTGGTCCGAGTGATGGTTCGTCAGCCGAGTAGCGGATGGTCGTCCGAGTGCTGTCGAGCTGGCCTTGTCACTCAAGGTTTTGGATCTCAAGTGGACCTTTTTTCTCGAGGGGCACTGGTAACCGTGAAATTCCAAAAAAACGGACGGAATTTATAAtcaaattttgaatttttttttgaaattgatATAGATCGTTATTTAGCTCATAATTATCACGTACGTTGCCCTGGCCTTGTGTCTATTAGACCGCAGCTTGCAAATTGGCAGCTTTTTTAAGTTTTGCACCCTCAAAAGGTAAATCGTGAGAGACCAGAGTCGAACCCATGTCTCTCAGGGAATGTTCGCTTTACCACCAGGCCATGGCCAGTACTACGGCTAGGTAAGAGGTGGCCTATATTTAACTATAGAGCGAGAGTTTGAATTCAAAATTGTTTCAACTTATTCAAGATTTTTTCCTCGATATGAGTGTTACTCGAGGGGCGTCGGTAAATGCGGTAACCGCGCGGAAGCTCGGAATTTGGCTCGGTTACCAAAACATGGTTGTGTGAACTTCCTGATATATGCATCCCAATGTTTGTATGGTCCAAGGACCTATCCATAGTGATGATGGCCCTATGTGGGTCCCATATAATGGGTTCTTGACTCTACCTGTAGTAGGTGACCTCATCAGTATCCGGATGTGGAATGCCTTTTTTTTAGGCGTTACCGGTCACTGTCCGCTGCCACGGGCATTTGAGAGGCCGAATTTGTCAAGTCGAACTGTAGATGCTCTTACAAAAAGTTTGAAGTAATAACATCGACCACCACCACCCCCACAAGGCAACCAACCGAGGCAGGCATGGTCCATCTCCCTCACGAGTAGGGATGAAAACGGAGCGGAAACGGACGGAACTGAGTGCTACCACATTTTTTTCATATATTTTTGCAGAAGTGGAAATGAATATAGACATCCCGGAAATGAATACGGAAACAGATACTACCAGAAACGG from Triticum urartu cultivar G1812 chromosome 3, Tu2.1, whole genome shotgun sequence encodes:
- the LOC125549372 gene encoding probable calcium-binding protein CML31, producing MVARKSGELRALFLSLDRDADGRISAAELRECMRATLGEDVPAGEAEALVASADADGDGLLCEAEFLELAQQAAWAGDAAEEDDELRIRALREAFGMYEMEGQGCITPASLGRMLGRLGAERGAGECRAMICRFDLDGDGVLSFDEFKIMMS